A single window of Pseudophryne corroboree isolate aPseCor3 chromosome 5, aPseCor3.hap2, whole genome shotgun sequence DNA harbors:
- the LOC134928360 gene encoding aquaporin-3-like isoform X1, translated as MSAADTRTPGSETFGLGAVAQVVLGKNAFGQYLSINLSFGIGVTMGIHVAGGVTGAHMNCAVSLTNCILGKLPWRKLPVYMLSQIVGAFLAAMVVYFLYYEALYKYCGGNLVVTGPNETASIFATYPQPYLSIGGGFLDQVIGTAALLLCILAINDRRNNAALDGTQAVVVGLLVTVIGMSMGMNSGYAINPARDLGPRLFTAAAGWGVEVFRAGNYWCWVPIVAPMVGSVTGAFLYQLLVGLHHQPTEEKMLDEMEKGNPDMETNM; from the exons ATGCATTTGGACAATACCTGAGTATAAACTTGTCCTTTGGAATCGGTGTGACAATGGGGATCCACGTGGCTGGAGGAGTGACTG GTGCCCACATGAATTGCGCTGTGTCGCTAACAAACTGCATCTTGGGAAAGCTTCCGTGGAGAAAACTTCCTGTTTACATGTTGTCCCAAATCGTCGGCGCCTTTCTGGCAGCGATGGTGGTCTACTTTCTATACTACG AGGCGCTATACAAATACTGCGGAGGAAACCTTGTAGTGACCGGTCCTAATGAGACAGCCAGTATATTTGCCACGTACCCCCAGCCGTACCTGTCCATCGGGGGTGGATTTCTGGACCAG GTGATTGGTACAGCCGCCCTGTTATTATGTATCCTGGCTATCAATGATAGGAGGAATAACGCAGCCTTGGATGGGACACAAGCCGTTGTGGTTGGGCTCCTTGTGACGGTCATTGGAATGTCAATGGGAATGAATTCTGGATACGCCATCAACCCAGCCCGTGACCTGGGGCCGCGGCTCTTCACAGCGGCTGCTGGATGGGGCGTGGAGGTCTTTAG GGCTGGGAATTACTGGTGTTGGGTGCCGATTGTGGCCCCCATGGTGGGCAGTGTGACCGGCGCCTTCCTGTACCAGCTGCTAGTGGGACTACACCATCAGCCCACGGAGGAGAAGATGCTAGATGAGATGGAGAAAGGGAACCCAGACATGGAAACAAATATGTGA